In the Oncorhynchus keta strain PuntledgeMale-10-30-2019 chromosome 29, Oket_V2, whole genome shotgun sequence genome, one interval contains:
- the LOC118362101 gene encoding uncharacterized protein LOC118362101: MNRRLVLTVLALNVVTNEIKVSTSQPLTPSNSTPATFIPPAPTTSCVCKVSTSCSSPTQPESPLPALGVIKVKWEEKSCKGDVHLSLLSSHSLPVCFNILTHRSLHRAGLCKRKGCEGSPKWTKINPKALGYQISTNGSVANNPCTTLGIQCEVVSDQLVGYKVVTGLLCVLVLVVLMVRFGQPSLKALRRRLSDKRQSRWIGPTQSQSVSYHRGKAGLQLNDNTDKRHSYPGLERLTVNTSREPSSNRNSDYDSYNL, encoded by the exons ATGAATAGAAGGCTTGTACTTACAGTCCTGGCCCTGAATGTTG taacCAATGAAATCAAGGTATCCACCTCCCAACCTCTCACACCATCCAACTCCACTCCTGCTACCTTCATTCCCCCTGCTCCCACCACTTCCTGTGTGTGTAAAGTCTCCACTTCCTGTTCCTCTCCGACCCAGCCCGAGTCTCCTCTACCTGCGCTGGGTGTTATCAAGGTCAAATGGGAAGAAAAGTCCTGTAAGGGGGACgtacacctgtctctcctctcgtcccaTTCCTTGCCAGTCTGCTTTAACATTCTTACCCATCGTAGCCTTCATCGTGCAGGGCTGTGTAAGAGGAAGGGCTGCGAGGGCTCCCCAAAGTGGACTAAGATCAATCCTAAAGCTTTGGGTTACCAGATCAGTACGAATGGAAGTGTTGCCAACAACCCCTGTACAACACTGGGGATCCAATGCGAAG tcGTCTCAGATCAGTTAGTGGGCTATAAGGTGGTGACTGGtctgctgtgtgttctggtgctggtggtgctgatgGTGCGTTTCGGGCAGCCCTCCCTCAAGGCCCTCCGTAGGAGAC TGTCAGACAAGAGGCAGAGTCGGTGGATCGGACCTACGCAGAGCCAAAGTG tcTCCTACCATAGAGGGAAGGCTGGACTCCAACTTAACGACAACACAGACAAGAGACACTCCTACCCtg GATTGGAGAGGCTGACGGTGAACACCAGCCGAGAGCCTTCGTCTAACAGAAACAGTGATTACGACTCTTATAACttgtga